The Gammaproteobacteria bacterium DNA segment GGCGGTGATCAGGGGCGCAAGCTCCGCCGAAGACTGCTTGACCGCGATGCTTTCGCGGAAGTGATCGAGTACGCGTTCGTCCATGACCGAGAACGGTGCCGAAACCCCGCCACTGTGCCTGCAACCCGCGGACCGTTCAACACATTGCCGTCGGCGCGATCAGCCGGCGTCGAACGCGCTGCGGATCCATTCGAATCGCGGCTCCGGGGATTCGATGGCCTCGATGGCGACGACGTCGAAGCGGAGCGGCCGCTCCGCCCAGCGAGGACGGCGCATCAAAAGGTGCCGCGTGGCGTTCACGATCCGCCGGCGCTTGCGCTGGTCCACGCTCGCGAGGGCCGTGACGTACCCCGTGCTGCGGCGGGCGCGGACCTCGACGACGATCAGCATCGTGCCGTCGGTGCAGACGAGATCGAGCTCGCCGAGACGGCAGCGGTAGCGCTTCAGCAGCGTGCGGATTCCGCGTTGCTCGAGATAGCGGCTCGCCGCTTCCTCCCAATGCAGCCCGGCGGCGACGCGGTCGCGGCTCATCCGCAAAGCGCCCGGCGGCGTCTCGACGGGGCGCGCCCCCGCCTGCTGCTGCGGCCGCTTTGCGCGGGCATCGGGGCGCGGTGCCGGCTCAGCGGGCGCCGACGATCTCTCCGGCATCCTCCGGCGACGCGAGCCCGGGCGCGGGCAGGGCCTCGAGCGCGACCGGCCGGCCGTTGCGGAACTGCGCGAACGGCAGCAGGCGGTGCACTCGGCCGATGGCGTCGAGCTCGAGCCGGCCGGAGAGCCCGTCCACGGGCCAGTCGCTGGACCCGCCGTACAGGTAGCCGACCAGCTCGTACGCGTCGACGCCCATCGCATAGAAGCGCAGGTTGCTCGATGCCGCGCGACTGGGCCAGTAGCTCTGAAGGCGCCGCCGCAGCTCGGCGGCTTCCGCGTCCGGCCGCAGCAACCAGGGCGCGTCCGGAAAATAGATGTCGTTCAGATCCTCGTCGCGGGCGACGTCGGCGGGCTCGTAGATGTCGGAGGTCGCGTACGTCGGAATGTCCCCGGCGAAGTGATACTCGAGCGCCGGCGCGAGCAGACGGCCGACGCTTCGCGCCGGCGCTGCGAGGAAGATCATGTCGACGTCCTGGCGACGCCTCGGCTCGAATGCGAGCGACAGGCCGAGGTCGGCGGCGAGCTGCCGGCGCCGCTGCTCGCTGTCGTCGAGATGGAGCAGCGCCTCGATCGGCGAGGAAAAGTCCTGCGCCTCGGTGCTGTAGCTCTCGTAGCCGAGGAAGCGCCCGCCGAGCGACTCGAACTCGGTTCTGAAGCTGTCCAGCAGGCGCAGGCCCCACGTGGTCGTCGGCACGAGCGCGACGGCGGTGCGGGCGCCGGCGGCAAACGCCCTTCTCGCGACGGCCTGCGCCTCGTCCTCGGGCCAAAGCGCGAACTGATAGAAGCCGTTCAGAAGGGAGGTATCCGCCTGCACGAAGTTCAGCGCAAGCGTGGGCACGAGCCCCGCTTGTGCGACGATGCTGTCGACCTCCGGACGCAGCAGCGGGCCGACGATGAACTCCGCGCCTTCGAGCTGTGCGCGGCGATACGCTTCCGGCGCGCTGATCCTGCCGGTGTCGTACACGCGGATCACGGGATCGCCGCCGGCCGCGTCCGCGCGGCGCGCCGCGAAGTGCGCGGCGAGAAAGCCGTCGCGTATCGCGATCGCGGCGTTGCGCTGCGGCGACGTGATCGGCAGCAGCACCGCGATCTGGCTCGGATAGGCGACGACGCCGCCCCGCAGGCCGCCCGAAAGCTCGGCGAGCAGCGCCGCGGCCGGATGGCCGGCATGCCCCCGCCGCCACTCGAGCAGCTCGCTGCGCAGCTCGGGACCGGTGACGCCCGAAGCGGCGATCGGCGCGAGCGCGAGCCATCCGTCGACGACCTCGTCGCCCGTGGGCTCGGTCGGAACCTCGCCCGCCGCGCCGAGCCCTTCCCAGATCATGCGCTGGTTCTCGAGGATCGCTTCGCCGTTCTCGAGCCACGTCTCGCGCTCGACGAGCGTGCGCACGGCGTCCACCGCACGGCCGACGTCGAACAGCGCGCGGCCGCGGATGCCCTGCGCCTCGGCCAGCAGCGGAATCGGGACCGGCTCCGAGAGCTGCCCGAGCCGGGCGAGCGCGCTCTCGGCGCGCCCTTCCCGCTCGTCGACCCCGGCGAGGAGGACGAGAATCTGCTTCGCCTGGGCCTCGTCGGCGTCGCCCTCCGCCTCGGCGAGCCATGCTGCCGCGGCGGCCGTGTCGCCGACCGCGGTGGACAGCCGCGCGCCTTCGATCAGGTAGCCGGCGCGTGCGGTGCCTCTCGAGCGGTCCGCGAGCTGCCGATAGAGCTGCGCGGCGGTGCGAAGGTCGCCGGCCTCGCGGGCGTCGGCCGCGCGCGCCGCGAGCCCCGAGACGGCGTCGGGCCGCACCGTTTGCGAGGGCGTGCATGCGGCGAGCCCGAGGACGGCGGCCGCGGCGCACGCGGCGAGGGCGAGATCAAGTCTGTTCATCGGCGCGCCTGTACACTGGGTCTCACTCCATGGACCGTGTATCCGGAAAACCGAGCGGCAAAGAGACGGCGGACCGAGCGACCGGAGCACCGCCCGGCGCCGGCACCCTCTTCGTGGTCGGCACCCCGATCGGCAACCTTCAGGACCTGACTCCGCGGGCCCGTGAAGTCCTCGGCCGCGTGGCAGCCGTCGCCGCCGAGGATACCCGCCGCACTCGGGGATTGCTATCGAGTATTGGCCTCGACAAGCCACTAATCGCGTACCACGAGCACAACGAGGAGCGGCGCGCCGACGCGATTCTGGATCGGCTCGCCGCAGGCCAGTCCGTGGCGCTGGTGAGCGACGCGGGGATGCCGCTGCTCAGCGATCCCGGCTGGCGGCTCGTCGCGCGGGCGCTCGATGCCGGCCGCGACGTGCAGGTCGTTCCGGGGCCGAGCGCGATCACGGCGGCCCTCGCCGTCGCAGGCCTGCCGACGGACCGATTCGTCTTCGAGGGCTTCCTGCCGCGGCGCCCGGCCGCGCGCGAGACCCGTCTGCGGGCGCTCGCGGCCGAACCGCGCACGATGGTCTTCTTCGAAGCCGTGCACCGGCTCCCGGCGACGGTCGCCGCGCTCGAGGCGGCGTTCGGGCCGGCGCGCCCGGCGGCGCTCGCGCGCGAGCTGACGAAGCTCCACGAGCAGGTCTTTCGCGGTCCCCTCGAGGCGCTCCGGCGCGCGCTCGGCCGCGAGGTCCCGCTGCTCGGCGAGTTCGTGCTCGTCGTGGCCGGCGCCGGCGACGCTCCGGCCGCCGACGAGGCGGAGGCGGGCCGCGTGTTCGCGATCCTGCGCCGCGAGCTGCCGCCCGGGAAGGCTGCGGCGCTCGCTGCCGAGCTGACCGGCGTCCCGCGCAACGCCGTATACCGGCTCGCCGGCGGCTCGCCGGACTGACGTGCGGCCGGCGCTGCCGGCACGCGGCGGAGCTTGCCGGCTGCTATCGCGGAGCTTGCCGGCCTCTGCAAAGGAATTTGCCGGGCTCGCGCGGAGGAACTTGCCGGCTCGCGCGGAGTCGTTAAGCTGGCAGCGGGGAGTCGGCCGAGCAGTCGCCGGGACGAGTTCCCGGAGGAAAGTCCGGGCTCCATTGGGCAGGGTGCCAGGTAACACCTGGGGGGCGCGAGCCCACGGAAAGTGCCACAGAAAAGATACCGCCGGGCGAAAGCCCGGTAAGGGTGAAAAGGTGCGGTAAGAGCGCACCGCGCAGGCGGTAACGTCTGCGGCAGGGTAAACCCCACCCGGAGCAAGACCGAATAGGGGAGTGCCGAGTGTGCCCACACGAGCTCCCGGGTAGGTCGCTGGAGGTGCGCGGTGACGCGCATCCAAGATGAATGGCTGCTCTCGACAGAACCCGGCTTACAGGCCGACTCCCCCTCTCTTCCGTCCCGATGCGGGTCCCTTCGAAGCCGTCCGCACCCGCCGCCGCGCGCATGCGTCGCCGCGCGCAACCTTTTAATCCAGTCGCTGTTTGGCGACACGCCATCTTTGAATGTAGTCGCTGTTTGGTGACGCCGCCGCGCCCTGGACCGCGCCGAGCCTGTGGAAAACCGCTGTCCGTCGAGGCCGGATCGTCGCGGCTAACCGACTGTCGGGGCAACGGAATTGTGAGATGGGTCCGGTTGACAGTGGGATAGGTGTGTCTCATAGTGTCGACAAGTGGTAGAAAGTGGGCAGGAATGGGGCGACCCGTCCGGCAATGTTTCGCGGTGCCTCGAAAGTTTCCTTGGATGCCAAGGGCCGGCTGGCCATCCCGAGCCGATACCGTGAGCGGATTGCGAGCCGGGCGGAGGGCCATCTCGTCGCGACGGTCGATCGGGACTACTGCCTGCTGATCTACCCCCTCCCGGACTGGGAGGAAATCGAACGCAAGCTCGTTCGGCTGCCCTCGCTGAACCCGCAGGTCCGGCGTCTCCAACGGCTGATGGTCGGCTATGCCACGGAACTGGATATGGACGGGCACGGCCGAATTCTGGTGCCGCGGGAGTTGCGCGAGTTCGCGGGGCTCGATCGGCAGGCGATGCTGATCGGCCAGGGCAACAAGTTCGAGCTGTGGGACGAAGAGCGGTGGAACACTCGCCGAGACGAGTGGCTCGCCGCCGACGACGGGAACGCGAAGGATTTACCTCAAGAGCTTGAAACGCTGTCTCTCTAGAGCGCCCTGACGATTGAGCGGCCAGCCCGAACATCAGCCCGTGCTGGTGAAGGAAGCGCTCGACGGCCTCGCGGTGGCGGCCGAGGGCCGATACGTGGACGCGACCTACGGGCGCGGAGGACACAGCGCTGAGATTCTCGAGCGACTTGGCGGACAGGGGCGTTTGCTCGCATTGGACAAGGACCCTGAAGCAGTAGCGGCCGGACGCCGTCGTTTCGGCGCCGACGCCCGCTTCTCCATCGTGCACGCGGGCTTCGAGCACTTCGAGGCGGTGGTCGCGCCGTGGCTCGAGGGCGCTCCGCTGCGCGGCGTGCTGTTCGACCTCGGCGTGTCGTCTCCGCAGCTCGAGGATGCCGCGCGCGGCTTCAGCTTCTCGCGCGAAGGTCCGCTCGACATGCGGATGGATCCGACCCGGGGCGCGTCCGCGGCGGAGTGGCTCGCGCGCGTGGCGCCTTCCGAGCTCGAGCGCGTGCTGCGCGAGTACGGTGAGGAGCCGCGGGCTCGGGCCGTGGCTGCGGCGATCGTCCGCGCACGCGCGAAGGCGCCGTTGACTCGGACGACGGAGCTCGCCGAGATCGTGTCCCGCGCGGCCGGCCGCGGCAAGCGCGGAATCCATCCGGCGACGCGGACGTTCCAGGCGATCCGCCTCGCCGTGAACAGCGAGCTTCCGGCGCTCGAGAAAGGGCTGACCGAGGCGGAGCGGATGCTCTCGCCCGGCGGGCGGCTCGTCGTCATCAGCTTCCATTCGCTCGAGGACCGCATCGTGAAGCGGCACTTCGCGCGCGCCGCGCGAGGCGATCCCCGGTATGCCGGGCTGCCGAACGTGCCGCCGGCGGCGCGCCCGACGCTGCGGCTCTGCGGCCGGCTCGTTCGGCCCACGGCCGCGGAGATCGCGCGCAACCCCCGGGCGCGGAGCGCACGTCTCCGCGTGGCCGAGAAGCTCGCGCCGGGAGCCGCGGCATGATCCGGTCGCAGAAGGGGGAGCTTGCGGTCGCGTTATCGCTCGCCGCGGCCGTCGTCGCGTCGGGCGTGATGCTCGTGCGCGCCGAGCACGACGCGCGCCAGCTTTTCATCGAGCTCGAGGAGCTGAACCGCGAGCAAGACCGCCTGCAGGTCGACTGGGGCCGTCTGCAGCTCGAGCAGAGCACGTGGGCGACGCACGCGCGAATCGAAACGCTCGCCCGCGAGCGCCTGAATCTCGCCGAGCCCGCGGCGGAGCAGGTCGTGATCGTCACGGAGCCGCCGCGATGAGCGCGCGCCAGAGACAGGCGCCGGTTCGGCCCGCGCGCTGGCGCGCGGCGCTGCTGCTCGCCGGCCTCGTGGCCGCGGCCGGCGCGCTCGAAGGGCGCGTGCTGTACCTTCAGCTCGCGCGCCGCGATTTCCTCGCCGAGCAGGGCGAGAACCGCCACCTCCGCACGGTGCAGATCGCCGCGCACCGCGGACCGATCGTCGATCGCAACGGCGAGACGCTCGCGGTCAGCACGCCCGTCGACAGCATCTACGCGAATCCGAAGGAGATGAAGCCCGCGCTCGACCGGCTTGGCGAGCTCGCTCGCGCGCTCGGCATGGACGAAGCGTCGCTCGCCCGGCGCATCACGAGCAATCTGAATCGCGAGTTCGTCTATCTCGAGCGGCACTTGCCGCCCGCGCGCGCCGCCGAGGTGCTGAGCCTCGGCATTCCCGGCGTTCACACGCTGCGCGAATACCGCCGCTACTATCCGGCCGGCGAGGTCATCGGCCACGTCATCGGCTTCACGGACATCGACGACGCGGGTCAGGAAGGGCTCGAGCTCGCGTTCGACTACTGGCTCGCGGGCGAGAGCGGCAGCAAGCGCGTCGTGCAGGATCGGCTCGGCCGCATCATCCGCGACATCGAGCTGATCGAGGAGCCGCGGCCGGGGCGCACGTTGACGACGAGCCTCGACCTGCGCATCCAGTATCTCGCCTATCGGGAGCTGAAGGCGGCCGTGACCGAGAGCCGCGCCCGCTCGGGCTCGCTCGTGGTCCTCGATCCGGCCACCGGCGAAGTGCTCGCGATGGTGAACCAGCCCGCGTACAACCCGAACGACCGCTCGCAGTTCGAGGTCTCCCGGTATCGCAACCGCGCGGTCACGGACATCTTCGAGCCGGGCTCGAGCTTCAAGCCGTTCGCGCTCGCCGCCGCGATCGAGGCGGGGCTCTACGGTCCCGACTCGATCATCGACACGTCGCCCGGATATCTCAAAGTCGGCTCGCGCATTCTGACCGAGGACCATTCGAACCTCGGTCCGATCACGCTGACGACGGTGCTCGCGAAGTCGAGCAACGTCGGGACCGGGCACGTCGCGCTCGAGATGGATGCCGAATATCTGTGGAGCGTGTTCTCCGGGTTCGGCATCGGCCGGCTGACCGACAGCGGCTTCCCGGGCGAATCCGCCGGCGTCCTGCACGATCCGCGGCACTGGGGGCTGATCGAGCAGGCGACGATGTCCTACGGCTACGGGCTTTCGGTCACGGCGCTGCAGCTCGCGCGGGCGTACGCGGCGATCGCCGGCGGCGGCGTGCTGCGTCCGGTCTCGTTCCTGAAGCTCGACGAGCCGCCCGAAGGCGAGCGGGCCATCTCGGCGAGCACCGCCGCATCGATGATCGAGATGATGGAGGCGGTCGTGAGCCCCGTCGGGACCGGCCAGCAGGCCGCGATCCCGAACTACCGCGTGGCCGGCAAGACCGGCACGGCGTGGAAATCGAGCCCCGGAGGGTATTCGAAGGATCGCTACACGTCGGTCTTCGCCGGCATGGCGCCGGCGAGCGATCCGCGGATCGTCGCCGTCGTCGTGATCGACGAGCCGAGAGGCGGGGAGTACTACGGCGGCGACGTCGCGGCGCCGGTCTTCTCTCGCGTCGTCGCCGGCGCGCTGCGGCTCCTCGCCGTGCCGCCGGACGCGCTCGCGGAGCCCCCGCTCACGATCCCGGTGCCGCCGCTCCGGGACCCGGCCCTGACGCACGTGCCGCCCGTGCCGCCCTCTCCGGCGGCGGGCGCCGGCCCGGCCGTGTCGCTCGCGGCCCACACCGAGGTGCCGCGATGATGACCGCGCCGATCCTCCCCGGCACGCCGCTCGCTGCCTTGCTCGGGCCCGAGGCCGGGGCACTCGCTTCCGTGCGGATCGACGATCTCGTGATCGACAGCCGCGAGGCGCGGCCCGGCGCGGCGTTCGTCGCCGTCCGCGGCGGGCGCAGCCACGGTCTCGATTTCGCGGCCGAGGCGCTCGCGCGCGGCGCCGCGGTCGTCCTCTACGATCCGGACGGCGCCGGCGAGATGCCGAGCGGCGTCGCGGGCCGCGCCGTCGCCGTGCCCAGGCTCAAAGGCCGTCTCGGCGATCTTGCGCGCAGGCTCTACGGCGCCGCGCTCGGCGACGTCGACCTCGCCGGCATCACCGGCACGAACGGCAAGACGACCGTCGCGTATCTGATCGCACAGGCGATGGCCGAGCTCGGGAGGCCGTGCGGCTACATCGGCACGCTCGGCTACGGCGTGCCGCCCCGGCTCACGCCGCATGCCCTCACGACACCGGACTGCTTCACGCTCCATCGGGAGCTGATCGCGCTCGCGGCCGGCCATTCTGCCGTGGAGGTCTCGTCGCACGCGCTCGCCCAGGATCGCGTCGCGGGCCTCGTGTTCGCGACCGCGGCGATCACGAACCTGACGCGCGATCATCTCGACGAGCACGGCGATTTCGAGCACTACGGCCGCGCGAAGGCGCGGCTCTTCGCACGCGAGGGGCTGCGTTGCGCGGTGCTGAACGTCAACGATCCGTTCGCCGCTCATGTCGGCGCGACCCTGCCCCCGGCCGTGCGCACGATACGCGTCGCGGCCGCCGGCGCGCGGCGCGGCGCGAACGGTCGCTCGGCCGACGACGCGCTCGCGAGCGCCTCGGCCGCCGAGGCCGATCTCGCGGCGGCCGTGACCGCACGGGGGCTCGCCGGTCTCGAGCTCGACGTGTTCGGCCGCTACGGCGAGGCGCGGCTCGTCTCGCCGCTGATCGGCGGCTTCAACGCCGAGAACCTCCTCGTCGCGCTCGGCGTGCTCGTCTCGTGGGACGTGCCGCTCGGTGCCGCGTGCGACGCGCTCGGGCGCGCCGCGCCGCCGCCCGGCCGGCTCGAGGTCGTCGCGGCGGGCGACGCCGGCGGGACGGCGGGGGCGCCCTGCGTCGTCGTCGACTACGCCCACACGCCGGACGGCTTGGAGCGCGCGCTCGATGCGGTGCGCGCGCCGACGTCCGGCGAGGTGTGGTGCGTGTTCGGCTGCGGCGGCGACCGCGACCGCGGCAAGCGCGCCGCAATGGGCCGCGCGGCCGCGGCCGGCGCCGAGCATCTCGTGCTGACCGACGACAACCCGAGGAGCGAGGACCCCGAGCAGATCGTCCGCGACGTCCTCGAAGGCGTCGGCGCGCATCCGAGCGTCGCGATCGAGCACGACCGCGGCCGGGCGATCGCACGCGCGATCGCGGCGGCGAAGCCCGGCGACGTCGTGCTGATCGCCGGCAAGGGTCACGAGACGTCGCAGTGGATCGGCACCGCGCAGCGGCCGTTCAGCGATCGCGCCGCCGCGCTCGACGCGCTCGGAGAACGCTCTTGATGGCGCGCACGCTTGCCGCCGTCGCGGAGGCCGTGCACGGCCGCCTCGTCGGCGCCGATGCGCCGTTCGGCGACGTCGGCACCGACACGCGC contains these protein-coding regions:
- a CDS encoding YraN family protein, coding for MSRDRVAAGLHWEEAASRYLEQRGIRTLLKRYRCRLGELDLVCTDGTMLIVVEVRARRSTGYVTALASVDQRKRRRIVNATRHLLMRRPRWAERPLRFDVVAIEAIESPEPRFEWIRSAFDAG
- a CDS encoding penicillin-binding protein activator translates to MNRLDLALAACAAAAVLGLAACTPSQTVRPDAVSGLAARAADAREAGDLRTAAQLYRQLADRSRGTARAGYLIEGARLSTAVGDTAAAAAWLAEAEGDADEAQAKQILVLLAGVDEREGRAESALARLGQLSEPVPIPLLAEAQGIRGRALFDVGRAVDAVRTLVERETWLENGEAILENQRMIWEGLGAAGEVPTEPTGDEVVDGWLALAPIAASGVTGPELRSELLEWRRGHAGHPAAALLAELSGGLRGGVVAYPSQIAVLLPITSPQRNAAIAIRDGFLAAHFAARRADAAGGDPVIRVYDTGRISAPEAYRRAQLEGAEFIVGPLLRPEVDSIVAQAGLVPTLALNFVQADTSLLNGFYQFALWPEDEAQAVARRAFAAGARTAVALVPTTTWGLRLLDSFRTEFESLGGRFLGYESYSTEAQDFSSPIEALLHLDDSEQRRRQLAADLGLSLAFEPRRRQDVDMIFLAAPARSVGRLLAPALEYHFAGDIPTYATSDIYEPADVARDEDLNDIYFPDAPWLLRPDAEAAELRRRLQSYWPSRAASSNLRFYAMGVDAYELVGYLYGGSSDWPVDGLSGRLELDAIGRVHRLLPFAQFRNGRPVALEALPAPGLASPEDAGEIVGAR
- the rsmI gene encoding 16S rRNA (cytidine(1402)-2'-O)-methyltransferase, producing MVGTPIGNLQDLTPRAREVLGRVAAVAAEDTRRTRGLLSSIGLDKPLIAYHEHNEERRADAILDRLAAGQSVALVSDAGMPLLSDPGWRLVARALDAGRDVQVVPGPSAITAALAVAGLPTDRFVFEGFLPRRPAARETRLRALAAEPRTMVFFEAVHRLPATVAALEAAFGPARPAALARELTKLHEQVFRGPLEALRRALGREVPLLGEFVLVVAGAGDAPAADEAEAGRVFAILRRELPPGKAAALAAELTGVPRNAVYRLAGGSPD
- the mraZ gene encoding division/cell wall cluster transcriptional repressor MraZ, whose product is MFRGASKVSLDAKGRLAIPSRYRERIASRAEGHLVATVDRDYCLLIYPLPDWEEIERKLVRLPSLNPQVRRLQRLMVGYATELDMDGHGRILVPRELREFAGLDRQAMLIGQGNKFELWDEERWNTRRDEWLAADDGNAKDLPQELETLSL
- the rsmH gene encoding 16S rRNA (cytosine(1402)-N(4))-methyltransferase RsmH, whose amino-acid sequence is MSGQPEHQPVLVKEALDGLAVAAEGRYVDATYGRGGHSAEILERLGGQGRLLALDKDPEAVAAGRRRFGADARFSIVHAGFEHFEAVVAPWLEGAPLRGVLFDLGVSSPQLEDAARGFSFSREGPLDMRMDPTRGASAAEWLARVAPSELERVLREYGEEPRARAVAAAIVRARAKAPLTRTTELAEIVSRAAGRGKRGIHPATRTFQAIRLAVNSELPALEKGLTEAERMLSPGGRLVVISFHSLEDRIVKRHFARAARGDPRYAGLPNVPPAARPTLRLCGRLVRPTAAEIARNPRARSARLRVAEKLAPGAAA
- the ftsL gene encoding cell division protein FtsL codes for the protein MIRSQKGELAVALSLAAAVVASGVMLVRAEHDARQLFIELEELNREQDRLQVDWGRLQLEQSTWATHARIETLARERLNLAEPAAEQVVIVTEPPR
- a CDS encoding penicillin-binding protein 2, whose amino-acid sequence is MSARQRQAPVRPARWRAALLLAGLVAAAGALEGRVLYLQLARRDFLAEQGENRHLRTVQIAAHRGPIVDRNGETLAVSTPVDSIYANPKEMKPALDRLGELARALGMDEASLARRITSNLNREFVYLERHLPPARAAEVLSLGIPGVHTLREYRRYYPAGEVIGHVIGFTDIDDAGQEGLELAFDYWLAGESGSKRVVQDRLGRIIRDIELIEEPRPGRTLTTSLDLRIQYLAYRELKAAVTESRARSGSLVVLDPATGEVLAMVNQPAYNPNDRSQFEVSRYRNRAVTDIFEPGSSFKPFALAAAIEAGLYGPDSIIDTSPGYLKVGSRILTEDHSNLGPITLTTVLAKSSNVGTGHVALEMDAEYLWSVFSGFGIGRLTDSGFPGESAGVLHDPRHWGLIEQATMSYGYGLSVTALQLARAYAAIAGGGVLRPVSFLKLDEPPEGERAISASTAASMIEMMEAVVSPVGTGQQAAIPNYRVAGKTGTAWKSSPGGYSKDRYTSVFAGMAPASDPRIVAVVVIDEPRGGEYYGGDVAAPVFSRVVAGALRLLAVPPDALAEPPLTIPVPPLRDPALTHVPPVPPSPAAGAGPAVSLAAHTEVPR
- a CDS encoding UDP-N-acetylmuramoyl-L-alanyl-D-glutamate--2,6-diaminopimelate ligase — its product is MMTAPILPGTPLAALLGPEAGALASVRIDDLVIDSREARPGAAFVAVRGGRSHGLDFAAEALARGAAVVLYDPDGAGEMPSGVAGRAVAVPRLKGRLGDLARRLYGAALGDVDLAGITGTNGKTTVAYLIAQAMAELGRPCGYIGTLGYGVPPRLTPHALTTPDCFTLHRELIALAAGHSAVEVSSHALAQDRVAGLVFATAAITNLTRDHLDEHGDFEHYGRAKARLFAREGLRCAVLNVNDPFAAHVGATLPPAVRTIRVAAAGARRGANGRSADDALASASAAEADLAAAVTARGLAGLELDVFGRYGEARLVSPLIGGFNAENLLVALGVLVSWDVPLGAACDALGRAAPPPGRLEVVAAGDAGGTAGAPCVVVDYAHTPDGLERALDAVRAPTSGEVWCVFGCGGDRDRGKRAAMGRAAAAGAEHLVLTDDNPRSEDPEQIVRDVLEGVGAHPSVAIEHDRGRAIARAIAAAKPGDVVLIAGKGHETSQWIGTAQRPFSDRAAALDALGERS